In Sutterella faecalis, a genomic segment contains:
- a CDS encoding FecCD family ABC transporter permease produces the protein MTRSTKPLRVALLAAGAIAVAVLSLGVGRFAISPGEILDAALGALSGCFGEAPGTSESAQSRILWEVRLPRVLLAFFAGGGLALAGASLQGVFRNPLVDPHIIGVTAGAAFGGALSLLMGASILVMMTAAFGFGILALGLVTLAASLSGRDDRLIIVLAGIIVAGVFSALVSLVQYSADSEETLPSIVFWLMGSFATASWPKTLTASGLILAAALVLIRLRWRINLLSLDDRDAASLGIQVGWLRRGVLFLAAAITAAQVSVSGSIGWVGLVVPHLARMIAGADHRHLMPASFWLGAGFMVLVDDAARTMTSAEIPLGILTALIGAPVFAVLLLRSRRLL, from the coding sequence ATGACGAGAAGCACTAAGCCGCTCCGGGTGGCGCTCCTCGCGGCGGGAGCCATTGCCGTCGCCGTCCTCTCTCTGGGCGTCGGGCGCTTTGCCATCTCGCCCGGAGAGATTCTCGATGCCGCGCTCGGCGCGCTCTCCGGCTGTTTTGGAGAGGCGCCGGGGACTTCAGAGAGCGCCCAGTCCCGGATCCTCTGGGAAGTGAGGCTGCCGCGCGTTCTCCTCGCCTTCTTCGCGGGCGGGGGTCTCGCGCTTGCGGGCGCATCGCTCCAGGGCGTTTTCAGAAACCCGCTCGTTGACCCGCACATCATCGGCGTCACGGCGGGCGCCGCTTTTGGCGGTGCGCTGAGCCTCCTCATGGGCGCCTCCATCCTCGTCATGATGACCGCCGCCTTCGGCTTCGGCATTCTGGCGCTCGGACTCGTCACGCTTGCGGCCTCCCTTTCCGGGCGCGACGACCGGCTGATCATCGTCCTTGCCGGCATCATCGTGGCGGGCGTCTTTTCCGCACTCGTCTCGCTCGTTCAGTATTCCGCCGACAGCGAGGAGACGCTTCCCTCCATCGTCTTCTGGCTCATGGGGAGCTTCGCCACTGCAAGCTGGCCCAAAACCCTCACGGCATCCGGACTCATTCTCGCCGCCGCCCTCGTTCTCATCAGGCTTCGCTGGCGCATCAATCTTCTGTCGCTTGACGACCGCGATGCGGCTTCGCTCGGGATTCAGGTGGGGTGGCTGCGCCGCGGCGTGCTGTTTCTTGCCGCCGCCATCACCGCCGCACAGGTATCGGTGAGCGGCAGCATCGGCTGGGTCGGGCTTGTCGTCCCGCATCTCGCCCGCATGATCGCGGGCGCCGATCACCGGCATCTGATGCCCGCCTCCTTCTGGCTGGGCGCCGGCTTCATGGTGCTCGTGGACGACGCCGCGCGAACGATGACGAGCGCGGAAATTCCGCTCGGCATTCTGACGGCGCTCATCGGCGCGCCGGTCTTTGCCGTACTCCTCCTGAGAAGCCGCAGGCTTCTCTAA
- a CDS encoding ABC transporter substrate-binding protein, which produces MQKRLFLRGAAAALAFALAFPAFADRVVTDQIGRSVTIPDHVNRVVVLQHQTLNLLVQMDASEKVVGVLSSWKKNLGPQFVRFDKKLETMPMPGDLTSVNIEAVTALKPDVVFIANYAPKDMIESLERAGLPTVAVSLRRDAKDQKAQLNPTMKDEESAYTLGLEDGIRLIADVVDRRKEGEELIRYTFEKRRLVDSRIGKLPENERVRAYMANPNLTTYGSGKYTGLMMEHAGAFNVAAKTIKGYKQVSIEEVIGWDPAVIFVQDRYPKVVKEILSDPAWAGIKAVKEKKVYLMPEYAKAWGYPMPEAMAIGELWMAKKLYPEKFADIDMTKAADDYYQRFYRVRWTADDEKH; this is translated from the coding sequence ATGCAGAAACGTCTTTTCCTCCGGGGCGCCGCTGCGGCCCTCGCGTTTGCTCTTGCTTTTCCTGCCTTTGCCGATCGCGTCGTGACAGATCAAATCGGCCGTTCGGTCACAATTCCTGATCATGTCAACCGCGTCGTGGTGCTCCAGCACCAGACTTTGAATCTCCTTGTCCAGATGGATGCCTCCGAGAAGGTCGTGGGCGTTCTCTCCTCCTGGAAGAAGAACCTGGGGCCCCAGTTCGTCCGCTTCGACAAGAAGCTTGAGACAATGCCGATGCCGGGGGACCTCACCTCCGTCAACATCGAGGCCGTTACGGCGCTCAAGCCCGACGTGGTCTTCATCGCAAACTATGCGCCGAAGGACATGATCGAGTCCCTCGAACGCGCGGGACTTCCGACGGTCGCGGTGTCGCTGCGCCGCGATGCAAAGGACCAGAAGGCGCAGCTCAACCCGACCATGAAGGATGAGGAGAGCGCCTATACGCTCGGTCTCGAAGACGGCATCCGCCTCATTGCGGACGTGGTCGACCGCAGGAAGGAAGGCGAGGAGCTCATTCGCTACACCTTTGAGAAGCGCCGTCTCGTCGACTCGCGCATCGGCAAGCTCCCCGAGAACGAGCGCGTTCGCGCCTACATGGCGAACCCCAACCTCACGACCTACGGTTCGGGCAAGTACACGGGCCTCATGATGGAGCACGCCGGCGCCTTCAATGTCGCCGCGAAGACCATCAAAGGCTACAAGCAGGTCTCGATCGAAGAGGTGATCGGCTGGGATCCGGCCGTCATCTTCGTTCAGGACCGCTATCCGAAGGTTGTAAAGGAGATCCTCTCCGATCCGGCCTGGGCCGGCATCAAAGCCGTGAAGGAGAAGAAGGTCTACCTGATGCCTGAATACGCCAAGGCCTGGGGGTATCCGATGCCCGAAGCCATGGCGATCGGCGAACTCTGGATGGCGAAGAAGCTCTATCCGGAAAAATTCGCCGACATCGACATGACGAAGGCAGCCGACGACTACTACCAGCGCTTCTACCGCGTCCGCTGGACGGCTGATGACGAGAAGCACTAA
- a CDS encoding flavocytochrome c: MTQIARRRLLQGAALIPAAGAFVPAAQAACVNPIPAKFDETYDVVVIGSGFAGLTAALAAHEAGAKTAVFEKMAFIGGNSSLSGGMLAVPGSSVQKAQGIKDSPEALEADMERIGLGLGDPAHIRFVCEKASETFEWTKKAIGVEWNENLTGKGGHSASRCMITKQGTGQGIIVPAVAKLKAAGVPIRTGCFMEAVLRDADGRVKGVRIREGYVFGKPGSGKAKTVCARRAVILACGGFGADVRYRKALDPKLGEAFLTTNQPGATADAWREASRIGARIIQADWIQCLPSCSPLEQGMGIATHFASISGSLFGFWLSTLSSSRFVNEFGDRKLCTDAILTVINKGGEALAFSDDDGVKHLETLRPGLFAKMLAAGTVEKFADADALAKAYRMDPAKLRAAIAEYNDNLAKKSDPKFGRRFDKAAKPIGSGPYYVSRMSPKVHHCMGGVATAVNTSVLDVMTDEPIPGLFAAGEFVGGIHGAVRIGACAVMDCLVNGREAGMEAAKSTAWI; this comes from the coding sequence ATGACTCAAATCGCACGCCGCCGCCTGCTCCAGGGCGCTGCGCTCATCCCCGCCGCCGGCGCGTTTGTTCCGGCCGCACAGGCCGCCTGCGTGAATCCCATTCCCGCCAAATTCGACGAGACCTACGACGTCGTCGTGATCGGCTCGGGCTTTGCCGGGCTCACGGCCGCACTCGCCGCGCACGAAGCGGGCGCGAAGACCGCCGTCTTTGAAAAAATGGCCTTCATCGGCGGCAATTCGTCCCTCTCGGGCGGCATGCTCGCCGTTCCGGGTTCGAGCGTTCAGAAGGCTCAGGGCATCAAGGATTCGCCCGAGGCCCTGGAAGCCGACATGGAACGCATCGGTCTCGGACTCGGCGACCCGGCGCACATCCGATTCGTCTGCGAAAAGGCCTCGGAAACCTTTGAATGGACCAAGAAGGCGATCGGCGTTGAATGGAATGAGAACCTCACGGGCAAGGGCGGCCACTCCGCCTCGCGCTGCATGATCACGAAACAGGGAACCGGCCAAGGGATCATCGTCCCGGCAGTAGCGAAGCTTAAGGCCGCAGGCGTTCCCATCCGCACGGGATGCTTCATGGAAGCGGTCCTTCGCGACGCCGACGGCCGCGTCAAGGGCGTTCGCATCCGCGAAGGCTACGTCTTTGGGAAGCCCGGTTCCGGGAAGGCGAAGACCGTCTGCGCCCGCCGCGCCGTGATTCTCGCCTGCGGCGGTTTCGGCGCCGACGTGCGCTACCGCAAAGCCCTTGACCCGAAATTGGGCGAAGCCTTCCTCACCACCAACCAGCCCGGCGCCACCGCGGATGCCTGGCGCGAAGCGAGCCGCATCGGCGCGCGCATCATTCAGGCCGACTGGATTCAGTGTCTGCCGTCCTGCTCCCCCCTTGAACAAGGCATGGGCATTGCCACCCACTTTGCCTCGATCTCGGGCTCCCTCTTCGGCTTCTGGCTCTCGACTCTCTCGTCCTCGCGCTTCGTAAATGAATTCGGCGACAGAAAGCTCTGCACCGACGCCATTCTCACCGTCATCAATAAGGGCGGAGAGGCGCTTGCCTTCTCGGACGACGACGGCGTGAAGCACCTCGAAACGCTCCGTCCGGGCCTTTTCGCGAAGATGCTCGCTGCCGGCACGGTTGAGAAGTTTGCCGACGCCGATGCGCTCGCCAAAGCCTACCGGATGGATCCCGCGAAGCTTCGCGCCGCGATTGCCGAATACAACGACAATCTCGCGAAGAAGTCGGATCCTAAATTCGGCCGGCGCTTCGACAAGGCCGCGAAGCCCATTGGCTCCGGCCCCTACTACGTCTCCCGCATGAGCCCGAAGGTCCATCATTGCATGGGCGGCGTCGCCACCGCCGTCAATACGTCCGTGCTCGACGTGATGACGGATGAACCCATTCCGGGGCTCTTCGCCGCCGGCGAATTCGTGGGCGGCATCCACGGCGCCGTGCGCATCGGCGCATGCGCCGTGATGGACTGCCTCGTCAACGGCCGCGAGGCCGGCATGGAAGCCGCGAAGTCCACAGCCTGGATCTAA
- a CDS encoding ABC transporter ATP-binding protein, translated as MTKPAARPLLTLRNLAFGRGEALSAPISLEVSPGKILAILGSNGRGKTTLLDTIAGILHPLSGDICRYARIGFVPQQFSTTLAYSVLDIVLMGRAREIGTFELPKPEDEAAAMKALHRLGLEELAERDFRRLSGGQQQLVVIARALAGGAELLLLDEPTAALDLKRQETVLSLMESLAARGTGIIFTTHEPLHAGLVADDALLMLPGEQSLYGSADEILTPENLFEAYGVRIDAVAGKASRRLIPDFEIKRGTLPQT; from the coding sequence ATGACAAAACCTGCAGCCCGGCCGCTCCTCACGCTCCGCAATCTTGCATTCGGGCGCGGCGAGGCGCTCTCGGCTCCGATCTCGCTCGAAGTCTCTCCGGGGAAAATTCTCGCCATTCTCGGGAGCAACGGCCGCGGCAAAACGACGCTCCTCGACACGATCGCCGGCATTCTTCATCCGCTTTCAGGGGACATCTGCCGATATGCCCGCATCGGCTTTGTTCCGCAGCAGTTTTCCACCACGCTCGCCTACTCGGTTCTCGACATCGTTCTCATGGGACGCGCCCGGGAGATCGGTACCTTCGAACTCCCCAAACCCGAGGATGAAGCCGCGGCCATGAAGGCGCTTCACCGCCTCGGACTTGAGGAGCTCGCCGAGAGAGACTTCCGGCGGCTTTCGGGCGGCCAGCAGCAGCTTGTCGTCATCGCCCGGGCGCTCGCGGGCGGAGCCGAACTTCTGCTCCTTGACGAACCCACGGCAGCGCTTGACCTGAAGCGCCAGGAAACAGTTCTCTCTCTCATGGAGTCGCTGGCCGCCAGGGGCACCGGCATCATCTTCACGACGCACGAACCGCTTCACGCCGGGCTTGTTGCCGACGACGCGCTCCTCATGCTCCCCGGGGAGCAGTCCCTTTACGGAAGCGCAGACGAAATTCTCACGCCGGAGAACCTCTTTGAAGCCTACGGCGTGAGAATCGATGCGGTGGCCGGGAAAGCGTCGAGACGGCTCATTCCCGACTTTGAAATCAAGCGCGGAACCCTGCCTCAGACATGA
- a CDS encoding AAA family ATPase, giving the protein MSSALETRNPLPLGQSDFRALRDEKCVYVDKTALMFELCRGCRKVFVSRPRRFGKSLLVSTFETLFKYGLRDFQGLAIEKLWTDKTYAVVRLDFSMVRDFSEPREFESNFNALLLNSFSRIGFHYEAQEHLGFLMAQLSTWFGTLPEKSLVLLIDEYDAPLTASLGNRALFDAACSVMRAFFQALEANGRCLRFCFMTGITRFRESSFRCELRQFEDLSLDPALSTLLGFTAEEVETYFGRYLREAAEVRNVGKDELLEKLREYYEGYSFDLSAAESDSSMRRGVFSPWPLLNFFLYPEQGFEHYWCETGGQPAVLKRLLAYHGCGKPAQFDAPHVLSMDQLGEAGISGEREVEALLFQAGYLTIREMRSNGFAVLGYPNREVAVSMAQLYAGELLKGKPIEGVGEPLISETMAAGTLDDVVRRFNQAVGAIDYLRYPIKDEAACRAYLQVLLIGAAMLPKVENHSALGRSDLEVDVGARRWVFEIKFARKSSDAQKCFEEAAKQISARRYGMTYSGKEILRAALVFSGQERRFAAWKSVVEEP; this is encoded by the coding sequence ATGTCGTCCGCGCTCGAAACAAGAAACCCGCTGCCGCTCGGGCAGTCCGACTTCCGGGCGCTGAGAGATGAGAAGTGCGTGTACGTCGACAAGACCGCACTCATGTTTGAGCTTTGCCGCGGCTGCCGCAAGGTATTCGTGTCCCGCCCGCGCCGTTTCGGGAAGTCGCTCCTCGTGTCGACGTTTGAGACGCTTTTCAAATACGGGCTCAGGGACTTCCAGGGGCTTGCGATCGAAAAGCTCTGGACGGATAAAACGTATGCCGTCGTCCGGCTGGACTTTTCCATGGTCAGGGACTTTTCAGAGCCGAGGGAATTTGAGTCGAACTTCAATGCGCTTCTTCTCAATAGTTTCTCGAGGATCGGTTTTCATTACGAAGCTCAGGAACACTTGGGATTCTTGATGGCGCAGCTCTCTACGTGGTTCGGGACGCTCCCTGAGAAGTCCCTTGTGCTTCTCATCGACGAATACGACGCGCCTCTGACGGCATCGCTTGGAAATAGGGCGCTCTTTGACGCCGCCTGCTCGGTCATGCGCGCGTTCTTTCAGGCGCTGGAAGCCAATGGGCGGTGCCTCCGGTTCTGCTTCATGACGGGCATCACGCGCTTTCGGGAGTCGAGCTTTCGCTGCGAACTCAGGCAATTCGAAGATCTTTCGCTCGATCCCGCATTGAGCACGCTCCTCGGCTTTACTGCGGAAGAGGTTGAAACGTACTTCGGCCGCTATCTCAGGGAGGCGGCGGAAGTCAGGAATGTCGGCAAAGACGAATTGCTTGAAAAACTTCGGGAATATTACGAGGGCTACTCCTTTGACCTGTCGGCGGCGGAGTCGGATTCCAGTATGCGCAGAGGCGTCTTCTCGCCATGGCCGCTCCTCAATTTCTTCCTCTATCCTGAGCAGGGATTCGAGCACTACTGGTGCGAAACGGGAGGGCAGCCGGCGGTACTGAAGCGCTTACTCGCGTATCATGGTTGCGGGAAGCCCGCTCAATTCGATGCGCCGCACGTGCTTTCGATGGACCAGCTCGGAGAAGCCGGAATCTCCGGAGAACGCGAAGTCGAAGCGCTCCTCTTTCAGGCGGGCTATCTCACGATCCGGGAGATGAGGTCTAATGGCTTTGCAGTCCTCGGATACCCCAACCGTGAGGTTGCTGTGTCCATGGCTCAGCTTTATGCCGGAGAGCTTTTGAAGGGCAAGCCGATTGAGGGTGTCGGAGAGCCGCTCATTTCCGAAACAATGGCAGCCGGGACTCTCGATGATGTGGTTCGCCGCTTCAACCAGGCGGTGGGAGCAATCGACTATCTGCGCTATCCGATTAAAGATGAAGCGGCCTGCCGCGCGTATCTGCAGGTGCTGTTGATCGGTGCTGCAATGCTGCCGAAAGTGGAAAATCATTCGGCGCTCGGCAGAAGCGACCTGGAAGTGGATGTCGGAGCCCGCCGCTGGGTATTCGAAATCAAATTCGCCCGGAAGTCGTCCGACGCTCAAAAGTGTTTTGAAGAGGCGGCGAAGCAGATTTCGGCCCGCCGTTATGGCATGACTTATTCCGGCAAAGAAATCCTTCGCGCCGCGCTCGTCTTCAGCGGTCAAGAGCGGCGATTCGCTGCCTGGAAGAGCGTCGTCGAAGAACCGTAA